TGAGTCATCGAGGAAGGGCGTGTTGTAGCGGTCGCTCTGCGGGTCGAGCAGGTGCGCGGGCGCGACGTCGCACTCGCCGCGGCGCGCGGCTTCGATCCCGCCCTGCGACCCGACCGCGAGCAGCTTCACGGAGTAGCCCTCCGCGTGCAGCGCGCGTGCGATCAGGTCCAAGCCCGTGCAGTGGCTACCGATCACGACCAGATCCGCGGGCGCGAGCCCGGGACCGAGAAGCGTGACCTCGACCTCGGCTCCCGCCTCGACGATCTCGAGATTGCGCTCCAGCCGGACGAAGCCGTCGGCGCGGCTCCAGGTCGTGACGCTGCCGCTGCCCTTGCCCATCGGATAGGCGCGGAGCGCGCCGTCCTCGCCGCGCACCAGTCCGACGAGCAGGTACTCCAGCCGTCCCCGTTCGGTGTGGGTGCGAAGCGCGAGTGTGGCGCGCGCGGTCTCGCGCTCGAGCGGCGGCGTGCCGGCCAGTCTGCGCAGCACGGGCGCCACGAACTCGTGGAAGGTGAAGACGGCCGAGGTCGGAAATCCCGGCAGGATCACCACGGGTTTGCCCCGCTGCGCCGCCAGGCAGATCGGCTTTCCCGGCTTCAGCGCCACGCCGTGGACGAGGATGCCCGGCTCGAGCTCCGCGACCACGCGGTAGGAGAGGTCCCCCTCGCCCTTCGAGGTCCCGCCCGAGAGCACGACCGCGTCGCACTCCGCGAGCCCGCGCTCGAGCGCGCGGCGCAGCGCGGCCTCTTCGTCGCGGAACGCGCCGAAAAAGATCGGCTCGCCGCCGAGCTCGCGGACCGCGTCGGCGATCATGCGGCCGTTCGAGTCGAACACGAGCCCCGGCCGCATCGGCTCGCCCGGCGCGATGATCTCGTCGCCGGTCGAGATCACCGCCACGCGCGGCCTGCGCACGACGTCGACGCGTGCGGCGCCGATCGCCGCGAGCACGCCGGTCTCGCGCGAGGAGAGCCGCGTGCCGGCGAAGAGAACCGTCTCGCCCATGCCGATGTCCGTGCCCGCGAACGAGACCGCGGCGCCGGGAACGCGCGCCGCGCGCAGGACGACCGCCCGGCCGCCGTCCTCGACGTCGGTGAGCTCGACCGGCACCACCGCATCGGCCCCGCGCGGCAGCATGCCGCCGGTCGCGATCGCGGTGGCCGTGCCGCGCTCGACCACAAGGCTCGGTGACACCCCGGTGGGGATCGTCTCGTCGTTCAGGCGCAGGCGCACCGGCTCGAGCTCGCTTGCGCCGTAGGTATCGTCGGCGCGAACCGCGAAGCCGTCCATGTTCGAGCGGTCGAAGCTCGGCACGTCGACCGGCGCGCGCACCTCGACCGCGAGCACGCGGCCGAGCGCGGATTCGAGCGCGACCGTCTCGGCGCCGAGCCGGTCGAGATCGAGCGCGGCATTCCAGCGCGCCTCCGCCTCGTCGCGGTCGAGCACGAGGAGGAACTGCTCCTGCTTCACCGACTCGCCTCGCCCGCTCGCGGCTCGTCGTCGTAGAGCAGCACGTCGACCTCGGCACCTTCCGGCATGCCCTCGAGCCCGCGCGGGACGATCACGACGCCGTCCGCGCGGACCGTCGACGAGAGGATCGACGCGCCCGCCGTCGCGACCGGAACGACGCGCTCGCCCTCGAAGGCCACGCGCACGTAGTCGGTGCGGCCGACCTCGGAGCTGATCTTGCGCGCGAGCAGCGCGCGGACGCGCCGATGCGGCCACGCGCGCGAGCGCCCGCCGAGACTGCGGACCGAGGGGCCCGCGAAGAACTCGTACGCGCAGAGGCAGCTCACGGGATTGCCCGGGAGCAGGAACACCAGCGCCGCTCCGATCCGCCCGCCGCCCGCCGGGCTCGAGGGCCGCATCGAGACGCCGTGGAAGAGCAGCTCGCCGAGCTTCTCGAGCAGCCGCGGCGCGTGGTCCTCGGCGCCGACGCTCGAGCCGCCCGAGACCAGCACCACGTCGGCGTCGCCGGCTTGGAGCGCGGCCGCGATCCGCTCGGGCCGATCGGGGATCAGCTCGAAGGGCAGCAGCTCGCCTCCGTCGCGCGCGACCAGAGCGCGAAGCACGACCGAGTTCGAGTCGACGATCCTGACGCCGTCCGGTGTAGATCCCGGAGCCAGAAGCTCGTCGCCGGTGATCACCAGCCGGACGCGCGGACGGCGCACGCAAGGAACATGGCCGCGCCCGATCGACGCGAGCAGCCCCGCGTCCTGCGGGCGCAGCCGGCGGCCGGCGCGAAGCACGACCTCGCCGCGGCGGATGTCCTCGCCGACGGCTCCGACGTTCTTGCGCGGCGCGACCGGCTCGTGGATCCGGACCCGGCCGTCGCGCTCCTCGCAGACCTCCGCCTTCGCCACCGCATCCGCGCCGTCGGGGATCGGCGCGCCGGTCATGATGCGCACGGCCTGGGCCGCGCCGACGCGCCCAGAGAAGGGCCGGCCGGGGTATGCCTCTCCGACCAGCGCGAGCTCGAGCGCGGAATACTCCGAGGTGCCGAAGGTGTCCTCGCCGCGAACCGCGTAGCCGTCCATGGCCGAGCGGGCGAAGCCCGGCACGTCCACGTCGGACGCGACGTCCTGCGCGAGCACGCGGCCCGCACAGTCGAGCAGCGGCACCGGCTCGGCTCCGAGCGGGGTGCAGAGCGGCGCGAGCAGGCGTTCCACCTGCTCGACGTCCACCCGCTGCGCGAATCCCCGCATCCGGACGTCGCGGGTCAACGCGCTACCCCCGGGCTGCAGTCGACGCGTTCGTCAGCCGGCCGCCTTGGTCGTGAACAGGTTGTCGCGGACGGCCTTTCGAACCTTCGCGTCGGCGATCACCGCGGCCGGCACGTCGAAGACGACCTTTGCCGGACCGATCGCGTCCTCCTGCATGCACTTCGGGAGCACGTCGTCGGCGGCCGTGAAGCCGGCGCGGCGGTTGAACTCCCACTCGTCCGCGAGGATCTGCCAGCCCTGATCGGCGATCTCCTGGCGCGAGACCTCGCGACCGTACATGTGCCCGTAGTACTGGCGGATGTCGTCGAGCGTGGGCTGCACGAACTGGCAGAAGCCCGACGAGTCGCAGACCGCGTTCACCAGCTGCACCTCCTGCGAGGCCTGCGCGAACTGGTCGGCCGGAAGGCCCGGGTTCACGATCAGCCCCGCGGTGTGGTCCGCGCCCATGGCGCTGGTCGCGTAGGTGACGCCGGTGGCCTTCAGCGGGCGGGGATCCCAGGCGGGGATCGCCTGGCCGCGAACCGCCGGAATGCGGTGGTGGCCGGTGTGCTTGCCAGCCGCGACGCAGCCGTTTCCGATCACCTTGCCGAGCGCCGTGCCCTTGCCGACGTCGGCGATCGCCGCCTTCATCGCCGCGGCGTCGCCCCAGGCCATCTTGCCCGCGTCCATCAGCACGCCGATCGCGGCGCCGGTCTCGATCGTGTCGAGCCCGACCTCGTCACAGAGACGATCGAGATCGGCGACGTCCTCCCAGCTCGCAACGGCGCAGTTCGCGCCGAGCAGCGTCAGCGTCTCGAACTCGAGCGCGCTGGTCTTGTACTTGCCCTCGGCGTCGTGGACGATGTTCGAGCAGCGCACGATGCAGCCGGTCAGGCAGTTGTGCATGCTGCCGCCGCGCTTCTCGAAGCTCTCGACGATGCGCGCGCCGTCCAGGTTCGCGGCGTCGGGCGACTGCCCGAAGACGCGGTTCTTGTACGGGAACGTCTGCAGCATGTTCGCGATCGGCACGATCGAGGACGTGCCGGTCTTGAACATCTGCGGCCCGTCCAGGTACGCCTTGGTGTACTTCTTGGCGAGCTCGTTGAAGTCGGACTTGTTCTTCGCCTCGCGCAGGCGCGACTTCCCGCGCTCGATCGCGACGAACTTCAGGCGCTTGGAGCCCATCACCGCGCCGACGCCGCCTCGCGCCGCGTGGCGCGCCGGGTGGCGATTGTCCTGGTCGGTGCAGGCGACCGACGCGCCGGTGAGCAGCTGCTCGCCGGCCGGGCCGATCGAGATGAACGAGGCGTTCTTCGTGTACTTCTTGCCCAGCTCCTCGCAGGTGGCGTAGTTCCACTTCATGGCCAGGTGGTCGGCGGGGACGATGCGCACGCCCGCCTCGTCGCACTCCAGGCCGTAGAGCTTGCTCTTGTCCTTCGGCTGCCCCGCAACGACGATCGCGCGGATGCCCAGCTTGGCCAGGTCCTGGCCCGGGTTCCCGCCGGAGTTCGCCTCCTTGATGCCGCCGGTGAGCGGGCTCTTGCAGCCGATGCTGATCCGGCCCGAGGTCGGCGCCGACGTTCCGGAGAGCACGCCCGGCGCGAGGATGAACAGGTTCTCGGGACCGAGCGCGTCGCACTTCGGATTCGCAAGGTCGCGAAGCAGGATCTTCGCCGAGAGCCCCCGCCCGCCGAGAAGCTCCCATTCCTTGGGCAGGTTCTCGTTCCTGACGGTCATGGCGTTCATGTCGACGTGAACGATCTTGTCGCCTTCCATCTCGTCCTCCTAGAAGTCCGCGCAGCTTACCACCGCGCTTGCGGGTTCAGCCACCGGCGATCGCGGCGACGATCTCGAGCTCGTCGCCGGCGCCGATCGGCCGGTCGAGCTGCCCCGAGCCGACCGCCTCGCCGTTCACGAAGAGCTTCGCGAACCGGTGCAGCTTGCCCTGCGCGTCGAGCACGAGCTGCCCGAAGCCGGGGTACTTCTGCTCGACCGCGAGAATCGCGCCGCGCACGGTCTCGCACTCGACCACGAGCTCGGCCTCGCCCAGCGTCGGGCCTCTGTACGGGGGTGGGATCAGGACTCGGGGCATGGGGGCTCTCCGCGGTCTGCGAGGTGAGGGGCAAGTCTAGCAAGGCGTCCC
This Deltaproteobacteria bacterium DNA region includes the following protein-coding sequences:
- a CDS encoding molybdopterin biosynthesis protein; this translates as MKQEQFLLVLDRDEAEARWNAALDLDRLGAETVALESALGRVLAVEVRAPVDVPSFDRSNMDGFAVRADDTYGASELEPVRLRLNDETIPTGVSPSLVVERGTATAIATGGMLPRGADAVVPVELTDVEDGGRAVVLRAARVPGAAVSFAGTDIGMGETVLFAGTRLSSRETGVLAAIGAARVDVVRRPRVAVISTGDEIIAPGEPMRPGLVFDSNGRMIADAVRELGGEPIFFGAFRDEEAALRRALERGLAECDAVVLSGGTSKGEGDLSYRVVAELEPGILVHGVALKPGKPICLAAQRGKPVVILPGFPTSAVFTFHEFVAPVLRRLAGTPPLERETARATLALRTHTERGRLEYLLVGLVRGEDGALRAYPMGKGSGSVTTWSRADGFVRLERNLEIVEAGAEVEVTLLGPGLAPADLVVIGSHCTGLDLIARALHAEGYSVKLLAVGSQGGIEAARRGECDVAPAHLLDPQSDRYNTPFLDDSLALVSGYLRMQGVVTRDDERRTTEALLADPRLRMVNRNRGSGTRVLIDGLLGSRRPDGYAYEPRSHHAVAAAVAQGRADWGVTIETVARESGLRFRPLRSEHYDFVVPVSRLDRPAVRALIRLLEPGSALRAELEAAGFASPQTAVTKGSQS
- a CDS encoding molybdopterin molybdotransferase MoeA, with translation MRGFAQRVDVEQVERLLAPLCTPLGAEPVPLLDCAGRVLAQDVASDVDVPGFARSAMDGYAVRGEDTFGTSEYSALELALVGEAYPGRPFSGRVGAAQAVRIMTGAPIPDGADAVAKAEVCEERDGRVRIHEPVAPRKNVGAVGEDIRRGEVVLRAGRRLRPQDAGLLASIGRGHVPCVRRPRVRLVITGDELLAPGSTPDGVRIVDSNSVVLRALVARDGGELLPFELIPDRPERIAAALQAGDADVVLVSGGSSVGAEDHAPRLLEKLGELLFHGVSMRPSSPAGGGRIGAALVFLLPGNPVSCLCAYEFFAGPSVRSLGGRSRAWPHRRVRALLARKISSEVGRTDYVRVAFEGERVVPVATAGASILSSTVRADGVVIVPRGLEGMPEGAEVDVLLYDDEPRAGEASR
- a CDS encoding aldehyde ferredoxin oxidoreductase; this translates as MEGDKIVHVDMNAMTVRNENLPKEWELLGGRGLSAKILLRDLANPKCDALGPENLFILAPGVLSGTSAPTSGRISIGCKSPLTGGIKEANSGGNPGQDLAKLGIRAIVVAGQPKDKSKLYGLECDEAGVRIVPADHLAMKWNYATCEELGKKYTKNASFISIGPAGEQLLTGASVACTDQDNRHPARHAARGGVGAVMGSKRLKFVAIERGKSRLREAKNKSDFNELAKKYTKAYLDGPQMFKTGTSSIVPIANMLQTFPYKNRVFGQSPDAANLDGARIVESFEKRGGSMHNCLTGCIVRCSNIVHDAEGKYKTSALEFETLTLLGANCAVASWEDVADLDRLCDEVGLDTIETGAAIGVLMDAGKMAWGDAAAMKAAIADVGKGTALGKVIGNGCVAAGKHTGHHRIPAVRGQAIPAWDPRPLKATGVTYATSAMGADHTAGLIVNPGLPADQFAQASQEVQLVNAVCDSSGFCQFVQPTLDDIRQYYGHMYGREVSRQEIADQGWQILADEWEFNRRAGFTAADDVLPKCMQEDAIGPAKVVFDVPAAVIADAKVRKAVRDNLFTTKAAG
- a CDS encoding MoaD/ThiS family protein; protein product: MPRVLIPPPYRGPTLGEAELVVECETVRGAILAVEQKYPGFGQLVLDAQGKLHRFAKLFVNGEAVGSGQLDRPIGAGDELEIVAAIAGG